The genome window TCGCCGACTCCACATCCTCCATCACCACACTCTCAGTAATCTCCAACTTCAAACTCTCGGCACTCAAACCCGTTGTTTCCAAAATCACCTGAATGCGATCGACCAAATCCGGCTGAGCAAACTGCTTCCCAGATAAATTTACACTCATAGTTAAAGCTCGATCGAAACCAAACATTTCCTCCCACAGCCGCAACTGCCGGCAAGCCTCCTCCAGCACCCACTCACCCAGCGGCACAATTGCCCCCGTTTCTTCAGCCACCGGAATAAACTTCATCGGCGGAATCAAACCCCGCAGCGGGTGCTGCCAGCGTACCAAAGCCTCAAACCCAATAATCCTCCCGCTTGCCAAAGATACAAACGGCTGGTAGTGCAGCAAAAACTCCTGACGCTTGAGGGCTATCCGCAAATCAGTTTCCAACTGCAACCTCTCCACCGCCAAAGCGTGCATCGAAGCATTAAACACCTGATACCTTCCCGTTCCCAAAGCCTTCGCCCGGTACATCGCCGTGTGGGCGTTCCGCAGCAAGTGTTCCGGCTGTTCCCTGACATTCGCAGCGGGTTCGCCCCCCAGGGCAATCCCGATGCTTGCCGTCACAAACACCTCCTGCCCGTTCAACTCAAAAGGCACAATTAGAGCTTGGTGAATTCGATCGGCCAAATCCACGGCACTGTCAACATCAACATTCCTCACCAAAATCGCAAAATCGTCGCCTCCCACCCGCGCCACAATATCCCCGGAGCCAATAATCGCCCTCAACCGCACCACCACCGCCATCAGCAGTTCATCCCCCACCAAATGACCCAAAGAATCATTAATTACCTTAAACCTGTCTAAATCTAGAAACAGCACCGCAAACAAATAGCTGCGCCGGCCCCTAGTATTGGCGATCGCCCGCCCCAGACAATCCACGAACAAATCCCGGTTGGGCAAACCCGTTAGAGAATCGTGAAAAGCATCGTAAAGCTTCCTGTAAGCACTGACACCCACACCAGTCACCACCAAACCCAAAGTCGGCGACACTAACGGTACCCACCCACCCCCAGTAAAAATCCCGTAACTAATCCCCAACAGTCCCATCAATCCCGCACCCCCAGCCAATCCCGCCCTCCCAGGATGCTGAATCCGCCAAGCCAAAACCCCGCCAACCATCGCCCAAGCACCGTTCCACAAAATTTCCGCCCATTCCGGCCACACCCAAAACAGCGATCGTCCATCCAAAACCGCACTCAATATTTGGCTGAGCATTTGCGCGTGCAGCAACACCCCCGGCATTTTCGGACTTTGCTTTTTAACCGGGCTGTAAGGCGTCAAAAACAAATCTCTAGTGCTCGGTGCCGTCGTCCCGATCAACACAATCTTGTCCTTAACCCAGCTTGGTTCAATTTCTCCCTTCAATACCTGCGCGATACTGACTTGTCGCGGCACGTCCTTACCAGAACGGTATTTGAGCAGAATTTGGTAGCCTTTGGCGTCGAGATTTGCATAGCCGCCGCTGTCAGAAGTTAAAGGCACAAATTCTGCCTTTCCCCAGTTGATTTGGTGGGGATGAACAGGGCTATTTTTCTGCTGTACTCTGTCTTTGAGATACAGCAAAGCCACTTGCAAAGAAAACGATAAAGCAATCTTTTTGTCTGGTTGCGAGACTGAGAGCAAATTGCGGCGTACAACGCCATCAGGATCGAGCACGAAGTCGTTAAAACCAAGTCGATCGGGCGGTATCCCCGGAGGCGCAGGCACTCCCTGACTTTCTGAATCGCTCAATTTATAGATCGCCACCACATTCGGTGCTTTCAACTCGGCCAGCAATTCTTGGTGTCCCGGCGCTTGAGGCAAATCCCGGTACAAATCCAAACCGATGACTTTTGGCCGATACTTTTGCAGTTTTGCCAACGTTTGAGCGATCGCACCGTCGGAAATCGGAAATCTCCCCAAAGCTTGAATATCGGCTTCAGAAATTGCCACTACCAGCAGTCGCGGATCGGGGCCGGAATCTGGCTGCAAGCGCACTAACGAGTCAAAACTCCCCAATTCCCAGCTTTGCAGGCCTCCCAACTGCCGCACTCCAATATTCAGCAGCGTTACAGTCGCGCCCACAAGCATTGCAGGCAAAATCCTGACCCGTCGGTTTTGAGAACTCAGGTTCAGGCCAGTTGCCACAGACATGACATATCGAAGATTTCGAGAGAATTTGGCAGTCACAGAAAAAATATGTCGGTGCAAATTAGCTTTGCACAAGTCTGTTCTTACAGAATTGAGCTTAATATGAGATTGAATGTAATTTTTTCAGAACTTGTGCCGCAACCGAGTTTCTTTAAGCTAATTACTCGATTTGGTAAAGTATTTCTGGAATGGGAACCGGGTTTTTGAAGATTTGCCGACAAATCCTGTCTTTCATTCCTTGTTTCCCCAAATTCGCACAAGCGTTAAAATTTAGTCGATCGAACTTTCAGGATATTTTTGAGATTATGGCGAATCAACTTCCGATTCCGGTGATTGTTAACGGTGCTGCGGGCAAAATGGGCCGCGAAGTAATTAAGGCGATCGCCCGTGCTAGTGACATGACCTTATTTGGGGCTGTAGACCGCTCCCCTGAGTGCCTCAACGCCGATGCCGGGGAATTAGCCGGATGCGGCCCGTTAGAAGTTCCCATCACGGACGACTTGCAAGGAATGCTGGTATTAGCAGCCCAAGAAAAGCAGTTAGGGGTGATGGTAGATTTTACGCACCCTTCGTCTGTTTATGAAAACGTGCGATCGGCTATAGCTTACGGCATTCGCCCGGTAGTCGGCACTACTGGCTTGAGTAGCGAGCAAATTCAAGAATTAGCTGAATTTGCTGATAAAGCGAGCATCGGGTGTTTGATCGTACCCAATTTCTCGATCGGCATGGTTTTGCTCCAACAAGCCGCCGTCACGGCATCTCAGTATTTTGAACACGTAGAAATTATCGAGCTGCACCACAATCAAAAAGCCGATGCCCCCAGCGGTACGGCAATTCAAACTGCCCAGATGTTAGCAGAAATGGGAAAAACTTTCAATCCGCCAGAAGTTGAGGAAACCGAAAAATTAGCCGGAGCTCGGGGTTCAGTGGCGGATGAAGGGATTCGCATTCACAGCATCCGTTTACCCGGTTTAATTGCCCACCAAGAGGTAATTTTTGGCGGCGCCGGTCAAGTGTATACTTTACGACACGATACGAGCGATCGAGCTTGTTATATGCCCGGAGTCTTGCTGTCTATACGCAAAGTCCTTGAACTGCGATCGCTCGTTTACGGATTGGAAAAAATCTTGTAGTCATTAGTCATCAGTCATCAGTCATCAGTCATCAGTCATTAGTCATTGGTAATGTGGAATTAATCTGACTTCTAACTTCTGATTTTTGACTTAAACATCAATTCGTTAAATCTGTTAAACCCCTCAATATAATCCGCTTCCGAACAGACATCCGTTGCCGAAATTCCTATGCTACTTCCCTTAACCCGTGAAACCTTTCAAGAACTAATTCCTGCCGTCGCCACGGGAGCGCAATACAAATATATCTGGGGAAAACCGCCCGATTTTTTGAGGCGAATGTTAATCTCAGCAGTCAGCGTAGTTTTCCTCCTGGTAGTTTACAACCTCGCCGGTTCCGATGTCGGGCCGCTAGTTTTAATCACCGGATTGATATCTGGTTTGTACTGGCTGTGGGGGCCAATTTTGTGGGCGAGTTTGCGGAATGCAGAATGCCGCAAATATCAATACTGCGGTTTTTGGCAAGGGCGAGTTTTGGATGTTTACATCACAGATGAAGTCACAAGTCAAGAAGAAACTGTCAATCAAAAAGGACAACTCGTAATAGTTGACAACCTAGAACCGCGCATCAACTTAGAAGTTGGCGACAAAACCGGATTTACTACTACACTTCGAGCTCCATTACGGAAAGATCACCAAGGAATTGTCCCCGGCCAAGCTGCTTTAATGTTAATTATGTCAAATCAAGAAGATTTAGGCAGAATTGCCAAAGTTTCAGATATTTATATTCCCAGCCGTGACGTGTGGGTGAGCGACTATCCTTATTTACGCAGAGATTTGTTTGTCGAGATGAGCCAACAGATTAAAAAAGGTAGACAGAAAAAAAGAGAAAATAGCAGCAATCAAAGCAGAGACAGAAAAAGGAACTTATCCCCCGATTACGATTAATATCAAATGCGTTCGCATCGGAAGTTGGGTTAGGGCGGGTTTTTGGGATGGTCGGTTTCCGGCGATGATTGTTGGTAAAACCCGCCCCTAGTAATTCAAATTTTGTAGGGGCGGGTTCACCAACTATATCTAACAATTATCAACCATCTAAATAAACCCGCCCCCACCCCACAAATAACCCACATCAACCTAAAATTTGGCTCGAATGTTAAGATGTTGGTGATGATTATTGGTTGGGTTAGGGCGGGTTTTTGGGATGGTCGGTTTCCGGCGATGATTGTTGGTGAACCCGCCCCTACGAACCAATTTTAATTGCGGGTAGAAGGTCGAGTTTTCGGACGCCAGAAAAATTCAGACAGCTTCATTTTTGGTTGACCTAGCCGTTTTCGCCACGCTTCCATATAAGTGTAAAATACCGGAGTAAGATACAGCGTTAAAACTTGCGAAAACAGCAATCCACCGACGATCGCAATTCCCAACGGACGGCGCGATTCGGAACCGCTACCAACTCCCAGGGCGATCGGCAAAGTTCCAATTAAAGCCGCCATCGTTGTCATCATAATCGGACGGAAACGCACGATGCAGGCTTCGTAGATGGCCTCAAACGCGCTTCTGCCTTCTTGGCGCTGTTTCTCGATCGCAAAATCTACCAGCATGATACCGTTTTTCTTGACAATTCCCACCAGCAAAATAATCCCGATAAACGAATAGAGATTGAGTTCAACCTGAAAGATTACCAGCGTTAACAGTGCACCAAATCCGGCTGACGGCAAACCTGACAAAATTGTCAGCGGGTGAATGAAATCCTCGTACAAAATGCCGAGAATTAAATAAATCACCAGAATAGAAACCAGCAACAACCAACCTAGATCGTTAAAAGATTGGTTGAATACCTGTGCTGCACCTTGGAAACTTGTTGTCACTGACGGCGGCAAAACATCCTTTGCAACTTTCTCGATAGCTGCGGTTGCTTGACTCAGCGATGTACCTGGGAGAGTGTCAAAGGAGATTGTAGCAGAGGGCAATCCGCTTAGGTGATTGACGGTTAGCGGCCCGACTGTTTGGGTGACATTTGCGATCGCGCTTAGCGATATCATTTGTCCGGTGTTCGATCGCACGTAAAGCATCGACAAAGCACTCGGATCGCGCTGAAACTCAGGCTTGAGCTCTAACACAACCGTAAATTGATTGTTCGGGGTATAAATCGTGGAAACCTGTCCTGAACCGTAAGCTGCGCTGAGGGTTTTTTGCACTTGTTGAGCACTAACTCCGACTGTTGCGGCTTTGTCGCGATCGACTTTAACTTGAAGCTGAGGCGTGCTCAGTTGCAAATCGCTATCCACACCGCGCAATCCCCGTAGCGTTTTGATTTTAGCTAACAATTCCGGCACCGCTTGACGCAGCGCTTGCAAGTCTAAACTTTGCACCGTAAACTGATATTGTGAATTCGTTTGTTGACCGCCGATCGGAATCGCAGCAGGAGAGCGTATAAAAGCTTGAATGCCGGGAATTCCGCGCAATTTAGGAGTGAGTTGTTGGATGATTTCGTCGGCACTGAGGCGGCGCTGCGATCGCGGTTTGAGCCTAATTGTAATGCGTCCGTTGTTCGCGGATGCGTTCGGGCCGCTCGCACCTACGGTTGAGTTCAACGCTGCGATGTTTGGATTTTTCCGAATAATATCAACGACTTTTTGTTGGTGAAGCAGCATATCTTCAAACGAAATATCTTGCGCTCCTTTTGTGTTAACCATCAGTTGTCCGGTGTCTTCAGTCGGAATAAAGCCTTTCGGAACCAGAACGAACAGATAAGCCGTCAATACCAGCAGAATTACAGAAACAATCAGTGTCACGAAACGGTATTTCAAAACAGGTTTTAGCGTCCATTCATATCCTTGGAGTAGCAGCTCGAATCCCCGCTCTGAGAGGTGGTAGAAGCGGTTTTTTGGGTGTTGGTGGGACGATTTGAGAAATCGACTGCACAACATCGGCGTGAGGCTCAGAGACACAAATCCAGACACCAAAATTGCGACAGAAATTGTCACAGCAAATTCGTGGAATAACCGACCGATCAACCCGCCCATAAACATGATGGGAATAAATACGGCGACCAATGAAAGCGTCATTGAAATAATGGTAAAACCAATTTCTCTCGACCCTTTTAATGCTGCTTCTAGCGGTGCTTCTCCCATTTCTTGATGGCGGACAATATTTTCGAGAACCACGATCGCATCATCCACCACAAACCCCACTGAAAGCGTCAGCGCCATCAGAGACAGGTTATCTAACGAGTATCCCAACTGATACATCACCGCAAACGTACCGATAATCGCTACAGGCAAAGCTAAACTCGGAATTAACGTCGCTGTGAGGTTCCGCAAAAATAGAAAAATTACTAAGACAACCAGACACACCGACAAAACTAAGGAGAACTTCACATCATCTACAGAAGCCCGAATTGATTGAGAGCGATCGTACATAATTCCCATTTCAATCGATTGGGGAATTTGTTGTTTGAGTGCAGGTAACATTTGCACGATCGCATCGACAATTTCGACAGTATTGGCATCCGGTTGAGGCTGGACGGCTAGCAAAATTGCCGGTTGATTTGTAACATTTTTATCGCTGTATAAATTCAAAACTTTGTTGTTCTGCACGTCGTCAATCACGTTTCCTAAATCTTGCAGCCGCACTGCTGCGCCATTTTTGTAAGCAACGATCAGCGATCGATATTCTGCAGCACGGTTCAATTGACCGTTTACCTGAATTAAATAGCTTTTGTTATCACCAGAAAGGCTTCCGGTTGGCAAGTTGACATTTCCTTGCGTAACTGCGGTTCTAACTTGATCTAATCCGATTCCCCTGGAGGTCAATTCTCGCGGATCGAGTTGAATTCTCACTGCATATTGTTTCTGCCCGTAAACCTGCACTTGCGCCACGCCGTCGATCGCTGAGATGGGTTGTGCGATCGTCACTTCTGCGGCTTCATCCACTTCTGCAATTGGCAGGGTTTTGGAGTACAAATAAAGGTATAGAACCGGCGCAACTGAAGGGTTAACTTTCCGGTAGGTAGGCGGTTTGGGCATTCCCGATGGCAATGAACCTGCGGCGGCGGCGATCGCAGCTTGTACGTCTTTAGCAGCAGAATTCACACTGCGGCTGAAGTCGAATTGTAGGGAAATGTTGGCGCTACCGGTGGAACTGGTGGAGTTAAACGAATTGAGGCCAGCTAT of Oscillatoria nigro-viridis PCC 7112 contains these proteins:
- the dapB gene encoding 4-hydroxy-tetrahydrodipicolinate reductase, which gives rise to MANQLPIPVIVNGAAGKMGREVIKAIARASDMTLFGAVDRSPECLNADAGELAGCGPLEVPITDDLQGMLVLAAQEKQLGVMVDFTHPSSVYENVRSAIAYGIRPVVGTTGLSSEQIQELAEFADKASIGCLIVPNFSIGMVLLQQAAVTASQYFEHVEIIELHHNQKADAPSGTAIQTAQMLAEMGKTFNPPEVEETEKLAGARGSVADEGIRIHSIRLPGLIAHQEVIFGGAGQVYTLRHDTSDRACYMPGVLLSIRKVLELRSLVYGLEKIL
- a CDS encoding efflux RND transporter permease subunit, giving the protein MNLSEIFIRRPVMTTLVTTGILIFGLMSYFLLPISALPHVEYPFVSVSASLPGATPETMSSSVAAPLERQFTEIAGLNSFNSTSSTGSANISLQFDFSRSVNSAAKDVQAAIAAAAGSLPSGMPKPPTYRKVNPSVAPVLYLYLYSKTLPIAEVDEAAEVTIAQPISAIDGVAQVQVYGQKQYAVRIQLDPRELTSRGIGLDQVRTAVTQGNVNLPTGSLSGDNKSYLIQVNGQLNRAAEYRSLIVAYKNGAAVRLQDLGNVIDDVQNNKVLNLYSDKNVTNQPAILLAVQPQPDANTVEIVDAIVQMLPALKQQIPQSIEMGIMYDRSQSIRASVDDVKFSLVLSVCLVVLVIFLFLRNLTATLIPSLALPVAIIGTFAVMYQLGYSLDNLSLMALTLSVGFVVDDAIVVLENIVRHQEMGEAPLEAALKGSREIGFTIISMTLSLVAVFIPIMFMGGLIGRLFHEFAVTISVAILVSGFVSLSLTPMLCSRFLKSSHQHPKNRFYHLSERGFELLLQGYEWTLKPVLKYRFVTLIVSVILLVLTAYLFVLVPKGFIPTEDTGQLMVNTKGAQDISFEDMLLHQQKVVDIIRKNPNIAALNSTVGASGPNASANNGRITIRLKPRSQRRLSADEIIQQLTPKLRGIPGIQAFIRSPAAIPIGGQQTNSQYQFTVQSLDLQALRQAVPELLAKIKTLRGLRGVDSDLQLSTPQLQVKVDRDKAATVGVSAQQVQKTLSAAYGSGQVSTIYTPNNQFTVVLELKPEFQRDPSALSMLYVRSNTGQMISLSAIANVTQTVGPLTVNHLSGLPSATISFDTLPGTSLSQATAAIEKVAKDVLPPSVTTSFQGAAQVFNQSFNDLGWLLLVSILVIYLILGILYEDFIHPLTILSGLPSAGFGALLTLVIFQVELNLYSFIGIILLVGIVKKNGIMLVDFAIEKQRQEGRSAFEAIYEACIVRFRPIMMTTMAALIGTLPIALGVGSGSESRRPLGIAIVGGLLFSQVLTLYLTPVFYTYMEAWRKRLGQPKMKLSEFFWRPKTRPSTRN
- a CDS encoding EAL domain-containing protein; translated protein: MSVATGLNLSSQNRRVRILPAMLVGATVTLLNIGVRQLGGLQSWELGSFDSLVRLQPDSGPDPRLLVVAISEADIQALGRFPISDGAIAQTLAKLQKYRPKVIGLDLYRDLPQAPGHQELLAELKAPNVVAIYKLSDSESQGVPAPPGIPPDRLGFNDFVLDPDGVVRRNLLSVSQPDKKIALSFSLQVALLYLKDRVQQKNSPVHPHQINWGKAEFVPLTSDSGGYANLDAKGYQILLKYRSGKDVPRQVSIAQVLKGEIEPSWVKDKIVLIGTTAPSTRDLFLTPYSPVKKQSPKMPGVLLHAQMLSQILSAVLDGRSLFWVWPEWAEILWNGAWAMVGGVLAWRIQHPGRAGLAGGAGLMGLLGISYGIFTGGGWVPLVSPTLGLVVTGVGVSAYRKLYDAFHDSLTGLPNRDLFVDCLGRAIANTRGRRSYLFAVLFLDLDRFKVINDSLGHLVGDELLMAVVVRLRAIIGSGDIVARVGGDDFAILVRNVDVDSAVDLADRIHQALIVPFELNGQEVFVTASIGIALGGEPAANVREQPEHLLRNAHTAMYRAKALGTGRYQVFNASMHALAVERLQLETDLRIALKRQEFLLHYQPFVSLASGRIIGFEALVRWQHPLRGLIPPMKFIPVAEETGAIVPLGEWVLEEACRQLRLWEEMFGFDRALTMSVNLSGKQFAQPDLVDRIQVILETTGLSAESLKLEITESVVMEDVESAIGVLKQMKALNVKLGIDDFGTGYSSLSYLSRFPTDTLKVDKSFVGRMEIESEGENVAIVRTIVALAHALGMDVIAEGVETAAQLARLRSIGCEYGQGYFFAKPLPSEAATALMASDPQW